The following coding sequences are from one Panicum hallii strain FIL2 chromosome 5, PHallii_v3.1, whole genome shotgun sequence window:
- the LOC112894420 gene encoding katanin p80 WD40 repeat-containing subunit B1 homolog — MDPEKRGYRLQEFVAHDADVRSLAIGKKSSRVFITGGNDRKVNLWAIGKQTPLLSLSGHTSAVEAVQFDSAEMLVLAGSSNGSIKLWDLEEAKVVRSLTGHRSSCTSVEFHPFGEFFASGSSDTDLKIWDIKKKGCIHTYKGHRGAIKRIRFTPDGRWVVTGGEDNIVKVWDLTAGKLLHDFKFHSGQINCIDFHPQEFLLATGSADRTVKFWDLETFELIGSAGPEGSGVRSTVFHPDGKTLFCGLDQSLKVFSWEPVRCHDVVDMGWSNLADLSIYEGKLLGCSYHERRVGLWAADISLIGPYALGVLPKANFFAELVQSMDDNPVKPSDSTANSSPALAMTQPKNSYKVKEPGIAESRVRGSHLTPASTDKIKKDRSSTIPRRPDPSFRSSIQSSTPMRRMKLVDSPSTNPKTVERNFGQKDTPLTSHTRIAKNSSTAKKGNLTESASVKDIYTTSQAVSAPVVVPRDILEDKTVSSVCRGNGGTTTAPDAFQVPVHRRKPSLSGTAADSDSSVGSVLTEPDVCSEGLSSLQFSFGLSPYYKKEEYGEVDKEDIAQIAEKMDRTVSLEHPLRSNDDKSFETPCSTTETARVKYVRGVAVPLGKTKSLVERWEKRESSSNDYSPQTGSCGDRMLKNDSPPAYSAEPSQTYEKDLSTVDEVMTPANLVQNHDEFINAVKLRLTKLEMMRHVFEQSGIKGAIAAVAKLPDNAVQADVVNALKGKLDLFNLEIFSSFLPVLAGLLSSKTERHATVSLEMLLDLIKIFGPVIHSTLSANLGVGVNIQAEQRLQRCTRCFNHLQKIQQVLHPLMMQGGESAQLAQELSLSLQDLVVI; from the exons ATGGACCCCGAGAAGCGCGGCTACAGGCTCC AGGAGTTTGTGGCGCACGATGCTGACGTGAGGTCCCTGGCCATCGGCAAGAAGTCTAGCCGTGTCTTCATCACCGGCGGCAATGATCGCAAGGTCAACTTGTGGGCCATTGGCAAGCAAACTCCGCTTCTG AGCTTATCAGGCCACACAAGTGCGGTGGAGGCTGTGCAGTTTGATTCAGCAGAGATGCTTGTGCTTGCTGGCTCATCAAATGGTTCCATCAAGCTCTGGGACTTAGAGGAAGCTAAAG TTGTGCGATCTCTTACCGGGCATAGATCGAGTTGCACTTCTGTTGAATTCCATCCATTCGGCGAGTTTTTTGCATCTGGTTCGTCAGATACAGACCTGAAGATCTGGGATATAAAGAAAAAGGGATGCATTCACACATATAAGGGTCACAGAGGAGCAATTAAAAGAATCAGGTTTACCCCTGACGGGCGATGGGTTGTCACCGGAGGGGAAGATAACATTGTGAAGGTGTGGGATCTGACGGCTGGAAAGCTTTTACATGATTTCAAGTTCCACAGCGGACAAATTAATTGTATTGATTTTCATCCTCAAGAATTTTTGCTTGCGACAG GCTCAGCTGATCGGACAGTGAAATTTTGGGACCTTGAAACTTTTGAATTGATAGGTTCTGCTGGACCCGAG GGTTCTGGAGTACGTTCTACGGTCTTTCACCCAGATGGTAAAACCCTTTTCTGTGGATTAGACCAGAGCTTGAAG GTATTCTCTTGGGAACCAGTAAGATGCCATGACGTTGTTGACATGGGGTGGAGTAATTTGGCTGACCTTAGTATTTATGAAGGGAAACTATTGGGATGCTCCTACCATGAACGACGTGTTGGTCTATGGGCTGCTGATATATCA CTCATTGGACCCTATGCTCTTGGTGTGTTGCCCAAAGCAAATTTTTTTGCTGAGCTTGTGCAGTCTATGGATGATAATCCTGTGAAGCCAAGTGATAGCACTGCAAATTCTAGTCCTGCTTTAGCAATGACGCAACCGAAAAATTCATACAAAGTCAAGGAGCCTGGGATTG CTGAAAGCAGGGTTCGTGGCTCACATTTGACTCCAGCAAGTACAGATAAGATCAAGAAAGATAGGAGCAGTACTATTCCACGAAGACCCGATCCATCTTTTAGATCATCTATTCAGAGTTCTACTCCAATGAGGCGTATGAAGCTTGTTGATAGTCCTTCCACCAACCCAAAAACAGTGGAACGCAATTTTGGACAGAAAGATACCCCATTAACATCTCATACAAGAATAGCCAAAAATTCTTCTACTGCTAAGAAAGGCAATCTTACGGAGTCAGCATCGGTGAAAGATATTTATACTACGTCGCAGGCTGTTTCTGCACCTGTTGTTGTACCCAGAGACATTTTGGAGGACAAAACAGTAAGCAGTGTTTGCAGAGGAAATGGAGGCACAACTACAGCCCCAGATGCTTTTCAGGTTCCTGTTCACAGAAGAAAACCTTCACTTAGTGGCACTGCTGCTGATAGTGATAGCTCAGTAGGATCCGTACTCACTGAACCTGATGTTTGCTCAGAGGGTTTGTCAAGCTTACAGTTCTCCTTTGGACTATCTCCATATTACAAAAAAGAAGAATACGGTGAGGTGGATAAAGAAGATATTGCACAGATAGCAGAAAAGATGGATAGAACAGTGTCACTGGAGCATCCTCTGCGGTCCAATGACGATAAGT CCTTTGAAACACCATGCTCAACAACAGAGACAGCCAGGGTGAAATATGTCAGAGGAG TTGCTGTGCCACTGGGAAAAACAAAGTCTCTTGTTGAGAGGTGGGAAAAGAGGGAGTCTTCTAGCAATGATTATTCACCACAAACTGGTTCTTGTGGTGATCGGATGTTGAAAAATGACAGCCCTCCGGCCTATTCA GCAGAACCAAGTCAGACATATGAAAAGGATTTGTCAACAGTGGATGAGGTGATGACGCCTGCCAATTTAGTGCAGAATCATGACGAATTCATAAATGCTGTAAAACTTCGGCTGACAAAATTGGAG ATGATGCGGCATGTCTTTGAGCAAAGTGGTATCAAAGGAGCAATTGCTGCAGTGGCAAAGCTGCCTGACAATGCT GTTCAAGCTGATGTTGTTAATGCTCTCAAAGGGAAGCTTGATCTTTTCAACCTGGAGATTTTCTCAAGCTTTCTGCCTGTTCTTGCCGGGTTGCTGAGTAGCAAGACTGAAAG GCATGCTACAGTTTCTTTGGAAATGTTGTTGGATCTTATAAAGATTTTTGGACCAGTTATACATTCAACATTATCAGCAAATTTAGGCGTAGGAGTTAACATTCAGGCGGAGCAAAG GTTGCAACGTTGCACACGCTGCTTTAATCATTTGCAAAAGATTCAACAAGTTCTGCATCCATTGATGAT GCAGGGCGGTGAATCAGCACAACTCGCTCAAGAACTAAGTCTCTCGTTGCAAGACTTGGTGGTGATCTAA